In Fusarium verticillioides 7600 chromosome 4, whole genome shotgun sequence, the following proteins share a genomic window:
- a CDS encoding DASH complex subunit DAM1, which yields MSTTPLDPSKRSNSRSRTSRPTTPLRPSSRSSFRESARGAGEHDAPFPLNAFEPAFAELSDAMADLEANMMHFQLMHESLARFSESFASFLYGLNMNAFCVDFPEGPVPESFRRDRTQPEQPAVTPSKSEAEAEMTFMTTDTSFVENPPTTTKSSKFTTPEPPKRQSRLPAAPGRGTSSRGRSTRGVGRSRPSGLARARGRGVR from the exons ATGTCGACTACACCTCTGGACCCCAGCAAACGCTCAAATTCTCGTTCCCGAACATCACGACCTACCACCCCGCTGCGACCTTCATCCCGATCATCCTTTCGCGAGTCCGCGCGAGGTGCTGGAGAACACGATGCACCATTTCCGCTGAATGCGTTTGAGCCGGCCTTTGCTGAACTTTCCGATGCCATGGCCGACCTCGAAGCGAATATGATGCACTTTCAGCTTATGCACGAGAGTTTAGCGAGATTCAGTGAATCGTTTGCGAGCTTCCTTTATGGCCTGAACATGAATGCCTTTTGTGTTGATTTCCCAGAG GGACCTGTCCCGGAATCTTTCCGCAGAGACCGGACTCAACCAGAACAACCCGCCGTGACCCCATCAAAATCAGAGGCTGAGGCAGAAATGACATTCAT GACCACCGACACGTCCTTTGTTGAGAATCCTCCCACTACCACCAAGTCTTCCAAATTCACCACACCAGAGCCTCCAAAAAGACAATCACGTCTTCCTGCTGCCCCTGGTCGAGGAACGTCGTCTCGGGGAAGGTCGACTCGCGGTGTTGGACGTAGCCGGCCTAGTGGACTGGCCAGAGCGCGTGGTCGTGGTGTTAGGTGA
- a CDS encoding aconitate hydratase, mitochondrial — protein MLATRQVLGNMSRSRALAGAASGFRRMATVSDSPLDKKVRQNNWEEGNYINYKKMSENLDIVRARLNRPLAYAEKILYSHLDDPHGQDIQRGKSYLKLRPDRVACQDATAQMAILQFMSAGMDKVANPTTVHCDHLIEAQVGGAKDLARAIDINKEVYNFLSTACAKYDIGFWKPGSGIIHQILLENYCFPGGLLIGTDSHTVNGGGLGMATIGVGGADAVDVMADLPWELKAPNVIGVKLTGQLNGWTAPKDIILKVADILTVKGGTGAIVEYHGPGTDAISCTGMATICNMGAEIGATTSVFPFNDRMYDYLAATKRKEIGDFARQYAHGLKPDEGAEYDQLIEINLSELEPHINGPFTPDLGTPISKFSQAVKENGWPEELKVGLIGSCTNSSYEDMTRAASIARDALNHGIKAKSAFTVTPGSEQIRATIERDGQLQTFEEFGGIVLANACGPCIGQWDRRDVKKGEANSIISSYNRNFTGRNDGNPATHSFVASPDLVVAMTIAGSLHFNPLTDTLKDKDGKEFKLAPPTGDGLPSKGYDPGQDTYQAPPSDRASVTVDVAPTSDRLQILTPFQPWDGKDAKDIPILIKAKGKTTTDHISMAGPWLKYRGHLDNISNNMLIGAINEANGEANKIKNATTGEWGAVPAVARDYKAKGIKWVVVGDWNYGEGSSREHAALEPRHLGGLAIITRSFARIHETNLKKQGMLPLTFTDPADYDKIRPDDKVDVLCTQLAVGKPLPLVVHPADGSPSFEIPLSHTFNEAQIEWFKNGSALNTMAKATKN, from the exons ATGCTTGCTACACGCCAGGTTCTGGGCAACATGTCCCGGAGCCGCGCCCTTGCTGGCGCTGCCTCTGGCTTCCGCCGCATGGCCACAGTCTCAGATAGCCCTCTGGACAAGAAG GTCCGACAGAACAACTGGGAGGAGGGTAACTACATCAACTACAAGAAGATGTCCGAGAACCTCGACATCGTTCGTGCTCGTCTGAACCGACCTCTGGCCTACGCTGAGAAGATTCTCTACTCTCACTTGGACGAccctcatggccaagacatCCAGCGTGGCAAGAGCTACCTCAAGCTGCGACCTGACCGTGTTGCCTGCCAGGATGCCACCGCTCAGATGGCTATCCTTCAGTTCATGTCCGCTGGTATGGACAAGGTTGCCAACCCCACTACTGTCCACTGTGATCACTTGATCGAGGCCCAAGTCGGTGGTGCCAAGGATCTTGCCCGCGCtattgacatcaacaaggaggtCTACAATTTCCTTTCTACTGCCTGTGCCAAGTACGATATCGGTTTCTGGAAGCCCGGCTCTGGTATCATTCACCAGATTCTCCTCGAGAACTACTGCTTCCCTGGTGGTCTTCTTATCGGTACTGATTCTCACACTGTcaatggtggtggtctcggtATGGCTACCATTGGTGTCGGTGGTGCCGATGCTGTCGatgtcatggctgatctcCCCTGGGAGCTCAAGGCACCCAACGTCATTGGTGTCAAGCTCACTGGCCAGCTTAACGGCTGGACTGCTCCTAAGG ATATTATCCTGAAGGTTGCCGATATCCTCACTGTCAAGGGTGGTACTGGTGCTATCGTTGAGTACCACGGTCCTGGTACCGACGCTATCTCTTGTACCGGTATGGCCACCATTTGCAACATG GGTGCTGAAATCGGTGCCACCACCTCCGTCTTCCCCTTCAACGACCGCATGTACGACTACCTCGCCGCCACCAAGCGAAAGGAGATCGGTGACTTCGCCCGCCAGTACGCTCACGGCCTCAAGCCTGACGAGGGTGCTGAGTACGATCAGCTCATCGAGATCAACCTCTCTGAGCTCGAGCCTCACATCAACGGTCCCTTCACTCCTGATCTGGGTACTCCCATCTCCAAGTTCAgccaggctgtcaaggagaacgGCTGGCCcgaggagctcaaggtcgGTCTTATCGGATCTTGCACCAACTCCTCTTACGAGGACATGACCCGTGCTGCTTCCATTGCCCGTGATGCCCTCAACCACggcatcaaggccaagtctgcTTTCACTGTCACCCCCGGTTCCGAGCAGATTCGCGCCACCATCGAGCGTGATGGTCAGCTCCAGACCTTTGAGGAGTTCGGCGGTATCGTCCTTGCCAACGCCTGCGGTCCTTGCATTGGTCAATGGGACCGACGCGAcgtcaagaagggcgaggccaACTCTATCATCTCTTCTTACAACCGTAACTTCACTGGCCGAAACGACGGCAACCCCGCCACACACTCTTTCGTGGCCTCTCCCGATCTGGTCGTTGCCATGACCATTGCCGGCTCCCTCCACTTCAACCCTCTCACCGATACcctgaaggacaaggacgGCAAGGAGTTCAAGCTTGCTCCTCCCACCGGCGATGGTCTTCCCAGCAAGGGCTACGACCCCGGTCAGGACACCTACCAGGCTCCTCCCAGTGACCGTGCCAGCGTCACTGTCGATGTCGCCCCTACCTCCGACCGTCTCCAGATCCTGACTCCTTTCCAGCCTTGGGATGGCAAGGATGCCAAGGATATCCctatcctcatcaaggccaagggcaagaccACCACTGACCACATCTCCATGGCGGGTCCTTGGTTGAAGTACCGTGGTCACCTTgacaacatctccaacaacaTGTTGATTGGTGCCATCAACGAGGCCAACGGTGAGgccaacaagatcaagaacgcCACCACTGGTGAGTGGGGTGCCGTCCCTGCTGTCGCCCGTGActacaaggccaagggtaTCAAGTGGGTTGTCGTTGGTGACTGGAACTACGGTGAGGGTTCTTCCCGAGAGCACGCCGCTCTTGAGCCCCGTCACCTTGGCGGTCTTGCCATCATTACCCGATCTTTCGCCCGTATCCACGAGACCAacctgaagaagcagggtATGCTTCCTCTTACCTTCACCGACCCTGCCGACTACGACAAGATCCGACCTGATGACAAGGTCGATGTCCTCTGCACTCAGCTCGCTGTTGGCAAGCCCCTTCCCCTTGTTGTCCACCCCGCCGACGGCAGCCCATCTTTCGAGATCCCTCTGTCCCACACCTTCAACGAGGCCCAGATCGAGTGGTTCAAGAACGGTTCCGCCCTGaacaccatggccaaggccaccaagaACTAA